The genomic segment taGTTATATGACGAAAATAAGGGGgtaaatgttttaaaaagacATAACTTgttcatgttttcttttatttgtctcCTTCTTCCTTTTATGTCTTCCATctatttactttaataaatgttaaagttgcattatatattttacttgaAACATTTAATGTATTAAAGGTTATTCGAATGTGGAATTTCTTTTTAGTCTCAGTATGGTAATgcttaaatataataatgatattttttttatagacttTGTTTCGGTTAGTGGATTTATGGTAGACCTATCAAAATCGGTAATTCGGTTCGATCTGACTCGGCTCACTACGGGTTGGTTATTTAGTGAATCAATCCAATTCAACTCACTTGTTAGCGAGCTGaaaagatttgaattaaaactaactcacttaattataagttttttttaaataaaagaattataatttttttaattcaaatctaaataaatttcactctaaaatgatgttaaattccaaaaataattcaaaatacaataaaaaatatcatacaataaatatcaagcgattttggatTTCGTCCTTTTTTCAAACTAAGGTACATTTTAGCCCTCCTTCTTaaggaaactttgattttagtctTCCAAACCCAACGGTGACTCAGTCTTTCTCAgcttttctctctccttctccctctccctcgtctccttccatcttccattcCTTCCATCAGCTTTTCTTTCAGTCGATgtaacaaaacaaaaacgaaacCATACAGGTTCAATACAGTGACATCGCCGTGAACCACTGCCTTCAACACCTGATTAACACACGCAATTGCATAATGTTATGTTCAATTTTCGTTCACTGACCCTTCAATTTCATGCTTGCAAAACTAGCTTACCACTGGTAGCTCCTTGCAGAAGATGAAGTATCTTAACCTCGCTAACATGTCCAACAGAAAATGACCTCCACTGATGTGGCAGTGAACGTGCAGGGACATCCTTCCCTTCACCTTCTTCCACTGCGCCACCACTTCGTCCCTTTGCAATCTGTTGTACCATCCCTGCAACTGCAATTCATTCCAAAATTCATCATCACCCCTTCGTTTTAACACTCTAAACTACCTTTCCTACACTAAAAATTCAGATACAATTTTAGTACCATTTACTACATTCAAACTGTAATTCAAAAACACCTTTCAAATATCTCTTTCATATCGGGATGAATTGGACTTTGGAGTGTTGAACAACCCATTCCTATTCCCCCTTTACTAGATTGTTGAATGTTGTCAAGATCAATGTTACTCCGGGCTCTTCATGTCACTGTATTGAACTTGGATGGtttcgtttttgttttgctACATCCACGGAAAGAAAAGCTTATGGAAGGAGTGGAAGATAGAAGGAGacgagggagagggagagagaaaagCTGAGAAAGACTGACTcaatgtcagaaaaaaaaaatcctacaaTTTCACCGTTAACTACCTCGACCTTTTTTTAACGTCGTTGAGTTTGAAAGACTTTTTAAAAAGGAGGACTAAAATAtaccttagtttgaaagagggacgaaacccaaaatcgcttgatagtttaggaactaaaaacatatttaacccaaaaaataataatattttacttttttctattaatacatttttttaatatattaaacctATCACatcatttattaattatcattttaaactttttaattttttattttttatcatctttattttaatctaaataaCCTCAAATTCATCTCACTCTCTTCTAAATTCCATTCTCCCAAATTCGCCTTTAAATCCAAACACTATAAAAAAACAatcctttttttaaataattatatgtattaAACATTGCATTAACTATTATAAAGTCCATGTAACACTAAGACATCAACTTGTGCAATACATAATTGCTTGGGTCGATTTTAATCAAGGTGACGGCTAATTATTTTTGGCATATCTTGATCTAAATTTAATAACTTATAATccacattaaaaatttaaaatatcaattacaaAATATTCGAATTAACTTaacaccaaaaaaataaaaatctcacGAAAAGAAAGTGAATACACCAGAAAGATAATATGTTTGTCTGGATAACCTTTTTAAAGGGGAAAAAggaatttttaataaaataataacttattagtaaacgttgaaaaaaatatatcaatttgcttttttataatcactttctAAAAAACCGAGAAGCAAAAGTGAGGAAATGATGGAGTGGTGAATCTTCAATTCCTTCAATAGTCAATAGATGGATAAAGGTTCTTAAAGGTCTCCTCCTTCCAtgctttcatttttaaaatcccTTTAATTATgtcatttcttttaatattgaGCAAGTTTTATATAGCGAAACACATTtacaaacattttttaacgTAGAGCTTCTTTTGGTTCAAATTTGGAATTGTGTATCATTAGTTTTACAAATGATTTATCACACAAATTATCCTCAAAAGCAAATTATGTTTATGtattaacttatattattatttttttggtctttttaattttagttttgtctTTTTTTCAAAGAGGGATAGGTCGTAGGTAAAAGGACGGAATTTAGTACAATTATGATACTAAAAACTAGATTGATCAATGAATATCATGTTTTGATTTATGGAATCGAGGTTaattgttcttcttattccatTTATCTTACTCTAAACACAAGTTATTATTCTTGTTACCGTTCAATCTTAGAAGTTGCTTGCAGAAAGTATTTTGATGTCAAAGTTAGTAAAGATTTGACAATTCTAAcaataaaatacttattaaatGTAACTAATCTACCACAATACctcaaacatgtatttatagattttggaacGAGCTTTGGATTAATGTTGGTCCAATCACAATCCAAGTGGTAATGATCGTACTTATGGTTAATGTAATCATCTTTAACCTTAATTCTCGCTTATGACCGACCGCTCAATTCATATTCTTCACCAACCGGTTTACTAGGTGTTCCGGACTGATGGGACTGTCCAACCTTAGGCTAACCGAACATTCATACAATACAAATCACAATAAATGTTAAAATCACAAGTtaattttgagatttttttaaatcattcatTACAATATGAAACTtccattacaaaaaaaaaatcatatattactCATGAATCCAAtctatcaataataataaaaattcgtCTGTGAATTGTATTTATTGACATATTACCGATAGACATCAATTCATTTGTAAAGTGGTAATTGGTAGACTTTACATACAAATCCagaaatttatttataggtAGCGACGATCACAACTTCATTGGTAAATTTctgttaataattatttgttggTAACATTAGTCAAATAAAATGCACAAGTatccttcttcctcctcctcttccttttcttttttctttatttgttcatCTTTTTTCTTGTTATCGGATGTCATGCCATTACTGTCACCTCTATATCATTTTCATCCTTTGTTTGTCTTTCTatttcctcctcttcttccttcacACTTTCCTCCTTCACCTTCTATCTCCAACAACCACAATCACTGTCAGTGTCATCGACATCCTCTACCTACACTTCATCAAGGATAATCAATGTCAATTGTGTGGGCCATTGACAAATCTTTGCATCACCATCAAGCCACCCCCTtctccttttttcttcttttcaccCATTTCTcattaatattagaaaaaaaaaactcattaaatTAGGCAAGAAATTTATTATCCAAAGAACCCACAAATTTATCATTGGAATGAGATCGTTGTCAAGTGTTtcaatttagatttttattttatttctttattcaattttgttttgtagttaTTCTTCTATCTTATAGAAGGAATAAATCTTAGTTCTTATATTTTAGGAATCACATCCTAATCATGTAAATGTCACCTAGagttagagctgtcaaaacggataACCCGACTCGACCTGGTCTGATCCACCACgtgttggtcacttagtgagttaACCCAATccggctcacttattagcgagttgaaaaaatttgaacccggtCCGACCCATtatgggttggtgggttaaacaggTTGACTCGctagctcatttaattataatttttttaaaataaaaaattatatttttttaattcaaatctaaataaatttcattctaaaatgatgttaaactccaaagacaattcaaaataaaaaaaatcatgcaATTCAAGCGTAATCAAAGACAATCacaaaagacgaacaaataaatttttaatattgataatttttgtatcacttgtccatctataatattagagtcttgaatagataaatctataatatttttctctactgaaacatctttttttatcccatatacaacacaataaaaatatgttaactaatgatattgaaacataaaatattaaataattaaattaaattaggtaggtttgtgagccaacccgactcaccacgaGTTCAACCCAAGTGAGTTGGATTCTAAGTGAGTTCGCTTAAAAActaatctatataaaaaaaataatattttttttaaatccaatcCGGTTTAAACCTGTAGTGAGCCAAATTAACTCACTGATTACagcccattttgacaacactaccTAAAGtagtttgtttttgtaaaacaaCCTATTGTTTTTCATTGTAAAACAACATAATTGTattcaattttctctcttctgttAACTTTTCtctaattaactataaaatatttcaaaatgttaataattataataataaaatatcgacataaatatttatgataataagAATTGTAGTTTACTAATAAATTTTgtcataaataattatgatgataaaatattaataaaaatatttgtcaataataataattataatttattgacaaaactttttgacaaattttatattaaaaaaatcatttgtcgataaaataaaattaaaatgtaaaatctatttataattatttattgataaattaaaattaaaatgtaaaatctaTTCGTCAAtaatatttcatcataattaataaaaaatttgtagtgttataatattttgttttccagTACATCGAACCTAATTATGTTATGCTGAGTTCCCATACATGTAAGCAAAATTAGAAAACTGAACGGAATGAAAATTGGCTTAAAGTCTCTTAAACTTTAAATCAGACCATATTTCAtctacaaatttatatttaaagagttaaaaatgtaattaattcataaatcaAATAACCAAACCGAACATAAACAAAAGTAATGTTAAGTCCTATCATACCAGACTGGTTTCCTTTGTCAAACAAACACTTATCTTCACTGATTGAAACGCACATTTGTCACTCATTTCTTCTCAATCAAAAGCATTATTAAGTCCACCAAAAATCAATAGTAGCATCCAAAATAAACACAATTATGCCATAAAAATCCATCTCCAATAAATATACATGGAGGGGTAAAAAACCAAACCATCATTAAaaactgtatataaaaaatatattttattaattaagtgttaaattataattttacgtAATTATGATTatgtgtattaaattttattcatcttAGCTATCTATTGATTTATATGTATTGAGGTTGAGTAAACACTTACGTAACCCATGTTGGGAGAGGGGAGATAGATCTCTCTTTTTGTGTTGATGCTTATATTCTTCCTTATAACTAATTATTATAGGACTAAATTTCATTACTTTGCTACCTAGTACACTCAAAAGCAACCTTATCCATCTAATTATTGTACTTATGTCTCTAATAATGCCAAACAAATAGAATTTATAATTTCACAATGGAACAAtgattcaaatataaataaaaacatttaattttacaCAATTGTAAGAACgtattaattaaattcatttggttttttatttcgtatgaaaaaatttcttttttaaacaactcttaatcatatatattaaaaataggaTTTACATAATCTAGAGTTGGATgggttaaaataataaaaaatagattttatcttatattcttagtcaaacttattatttttttctttcaaatcaagaaaaaaattataacttctAAAAATATGTAACTTTTTTACTATATCCCAAAAACTCTATTAGCGAAAGAATTATACATTAAAGAGTCAAACCAGATATTGAAAGAAGTTAGAGAACTTCTTTTTcctatataaaaatattaaaattaaaattaaaattaacgaaacatataaaaaaaaaagagagcactttttctaaaacaatttatatttcaattcataaaACTCTTTTTTCTTACATTAGAATCCCGGAGAAACCATCCTCATTTTCTTTTCAGGTTTTCTCCTGCAAACTAGCCATAACAGTAAActatattctttatttatttgtagatttttttttatcgaatTGAACACATGTTATAGATATTTTTCTTCatagtaatttaaattatataaataattttcaaatttaagtaaaattatacAGAAATATTGTTGTTAACTAGAGGGAGATAAACACAATTTAgataacatattttcttttcttttcctttttttctttaagataTCATAGCGTTCACTGTATGTACAATATTGTcatgaaacatatttaacttgttcttgatgTGATGTTACATGGTTTTTTGTTTGGGGCGTGATACTTGTGCTTACTACTGCTACAATTTGTCCTGTTGCAAGTGTAAATTAAGAAGATTCCAGCTTCATACCAAGCAGTTTGGCAAACCTACATTATTGTATGTGGACCGGTGACCGGTTCATAcccattataataataacattgtTTGGATATGAAAAAACCTGATCGGTCATTAGTAGTAGAGTAGAGTTAgctaaacatttatttaatctaaatatacTAATAATCAAGTTTAAAAGAAATCGACCCGATTGTAATGAAAAGTTCATAAAAgaaactataaatacaaattaaatgtataattgTTGAAACTTTTTATTacgtatttattataatattaacgGTTTTATCTATTGAACTTGAACTaacttcaatattaaaatactatttaGATATTATGATAGGTTAATGTACAAATTATTCTAACATGAAGAATACTACAGTGAGCACGCGATAAAGAAATTGTTTTAAGTGAACTTTCAACTCTAcatccaaaatatttttaaaaaattatcgttacatttatcatttttgttgttgtcataCATTATCATCATGATATGAATGTAGAAAATGTAAAGTTGGTTTTAATGAATTCATCatataaaattgtttcattGTCTAATTTGGTATTGATGTGATGCTACATTGTTTTGTATACGACACCACATGTGCTCACTACTGTAAATGTGCATATTCAATTGAGAGTCTTCAGGAGGCTACGGCTTCTTCAATCTCTATTTTTGAGTAAAAAACATTACTATTCGAATAGTTAGACGAACCCCACGTACACAGTGATCTCAGCAGCCCAATTCAATcacagaagaaggtgaagaacTATTAAGTGTGCCCACTTTCTTCCCGCATCCTatcaaatttcttcctgcaccccataaCAGAAATATAAACATCCGGAAATTTTGATCTGGAACAGTGTTTGGTGGTTTTTTCGTAAGATATTTCCGGAATTTAATAGAGTGCGAGAATAAATTCACAATGGGGTGGAGGAATAAATGTAATAGGGTACAGGAAGAAACAGCCATTAAGtgttaactttaattttaatgtttttcatgAGTTTAATGTGAACCTATTAGCAATATAAATTACTTTACATAACTCTTAATATAGATGTTACATAGAAGAAGTTTGCTAGGTTTATAGTAACTATCTTGGAAGTCATCTAAAACTGTTTTTATTTACTTGAtcacgtaaaaaaaaaaagtacaataaCATTAAACTCTCTGTTTTTACGTCTCTCTCCATTTCCCTCTTATCTGATATTTGGCTTATGTATCCAAtaggaaagtaaaattatctttatctttacaTTCATAATAAGGAAAATTTAACCTTTTACTTTCAGCCAGAAATACTTCAAGTTCAGTTCATCCAAAAATTATTGTCTTCTTAATAAGATGATGTTATATAGTCCAAGCTTAGATAGAGAGAAAACGGGTACATGGAGTCCACACCGGTTTTGGACCATTATATTTGTGCAGGGTCACATTAACAGTGTTAACATGcaatatcaatataaatttGCATGGTTTCCACCTATTTACGCATAGAACAAAGGTGGGATTACAAGTTACAGGCCCAAACCTTCCTGAAATACAAATAACATTGTGATGAAAAACGTTTCAGTAAGATAGATTATGGCACATTAACGCCGAGACTGTTGAACAAATGCCACAGTGCTTACCGGTTACAACAATCAAAGACTTTGGTCAGACAAAATGAGGAAGTTTCAAATGGTTCCTACAACATCCATGTATGCTTATATCTCGGACAATGAAGTAGTCACAACAAGGGTGTACCATCCCAACTCTTGCTTTCATCACATTCTATTCTATTCTATTCACTCTAATCCTCAACATGCTTGTGATATGATCATTACATCAGTGACAGTGAGCAAAGGAGTGGTACGCATTAGAACTGTAGCTGTTAGCACTATTGCTTATTGGATGATGGACTATGTCTATGGCTATGGTTAAGCTAACCTAAGAGCTTCGTCAATCTCCGCATGCAGCATTATTTCACTGTTCCCGAGTGTGCTTTCTTTTGAAGACACCCCACAAATAATATTTAGCTTCAAATCCTGCCCAAAAGACAAACGAGTTAAAATGTAATCTCAAGCTAAACAGATAAAGCTATACTGAAATGAACCCCTGAAGTGGTAGAATAAACGAAGCTCACTCCAACAAGAGATTGGGAGGTCGGTGgaaggaaaaattaaaagctCTGCATTTTTAGCCACAAATCTTATGGCATATTCATGGCAAATGACATCATCAACCAGAGCGTCGAAGACCTTCTCAGCTCTGCCAAGGAAGTAATATTCAGGTACatcaaactaaagaaaaaaatagtaacaTTATGCAAAAAGTGTCTGAGAAAAATCACCCTTCACTGTcgggaaagaaaaaaagagcgATGTCCTGATCAGTTGGCTCCCTACTCTTGAAACTTTCGGGCCACACAGTAGACCTTGGAACCAATTCTGCATGAAGCACTTCTGGGAAATGTCCTGTCTCCTCTACAACTTTGGAGCATGCTAAATCGGACATATGAGCAAGAAGTCCACTGACAGCACCAATAGTTTCATTGCAGAAGTATATACTTCCCCTATTAACCAGAAAATTCAACTTCAAATGATATTCACCACAACAGCTATAGAAGTTCACCAATTTCAAATGAAGGTAGTAAAACAACTTTTGTACCTCCAGATCGGATCAATTAAAGGCTGTGCATGAACACAACCGTATAATTCTATACAACTTGAATCATTACAGGTAGCTCCTTCAGAAAATGGAACAGATTGGAGACCTAAATCAGAATTAGTTACATCCCTTGGAGCTGCTTCACACTCATTCGTTAACTCACTGCTGATAATGTGTTGAGGATGCTGAAGGTCATGTGAACTGGATAGTACACCCTTTGTTTCATCAACGAAGGCAGAGTTGACTTTTCCTTTCTCATGTtcctttttattcttcttttttagcAGTTTATTGCGTTTCTTCACTCTCTCTTCGCAATTTGTAAATACTCTTGTGGTTTGGATtgcatttttttccaaatttttgtAGTTTCTTGTTACAGATGAGAGAGGTGTAGATTGGTCGAGAGAAGGTGGTAACCTTAGCTTTTTTACACAATCATCACAAAACCATTTAACAGGACCAGTGAAAATCACAGGTCCCTTTAAACAGTACCTgataaaaaaggaaaactaaGAAATCAAACGTCAACTAAGGAGTTAAAGAACATGAAATCGCCACTTTACAAATTGCAGTTTTTCTATTAGTATAAAACATTGGGAGAAAAATAGATCCAATTAAAAAGGGAATTATTCAATGATGTTGGATATCTCTTCAATAATCCTTCGGTTTATCCAAACCAGCTATAATGGGAACACTCCCTGGTCACACCTTCAATACCAATATAAATTTCAAGATTGTGTATGGCAGTAAAAAGAGAGGCACTATCAGCTATGTACTAATGTTAAAAGCTGACTAAGAAAGTAAATCATAATCTTAAAAGCACTTACATTGATATCCAAAAGAACATATATGCTTTACAGAGACGTGATGGATAAAAAAATCACTACACACTATAAAAGTGATCAGGGTATCAATACTAAGGAGTGAGTATCATTCCaattatttttttggattttcaaGCTATAGAAAGTACAGTCTTACATCCTTTGTTTTTACTCCAGAAGTTCTACAGAATGTTCAAGCAGCATAAAGTAGTAGTGGCATTTCAGCTAagtatg from the Vigna angularis cultivar LongXiaoDou No.4 chromosome 3, ASM1680809v1, whole genome shotgun sequence genome contains:
- the LOC128195741 gene encoding protein STAY-GREEN, chloroplastic-like, producing MGCSTLQSPIHPDMKEIFERVLKRRGDDEFWNELQLQGWYNRLQRDEVVAQWKKVKGRMSLHVHCHISGGHFLLDMLARLRYFIFCKELPVVLKAVVHGDVTVLNLYGFVFVLLHRLKEKLMEGMEDGRRRGRGRRREKS
- the LOC108325075 gene encoding uncharacterized protein LOC108325075; protein product: METVCLKCGDKGFEVALVFCSGCQAYALHRYCLKGPVIFTGPVKWFCDDCVKKLRLPPSLDQSTPLSSVTRNYKNLEKNAIQTTRVFTNCEERVKKRNKLLKKKNKKEHEKGKVNSAFVDETKGVLSSSHDLQHPQHIISSELTNECEAAPRDVTNSDLGLQSVPFSEGATCNDSSCIELYGCVHAQPLIDPIWRGSIYFCNETIGAVSGLLAHMSDLACSKVVEETGHFPEVLHAELVPRSTVWPESFKSREPTDQDIALFFFPDSEGAEKVFDALVDDVICHEYAIRFVAKNAELLIFPSTDLPISCWRFEAKYYLWGVFKRKHTREQ